In the Glycine max cultivar Williams 82 chromosome 19, Glycine_max_v4.0, whole genome shotgun sequence genome, TTGGCATCGGGGATATGGATCAGGAGCAAATAGCTGGCTTATTAATTTAGAGGTATTGCTTTACTTGAtctctttaattaattgttctgtttcattttatttttctgtaatAGATTTGTGTAGCAAATAATATATGCCTTGCAAAAGGTTGATAAGTCTTTCTTTTGACACTTCAGAAGCATTTCTTGTGAATGTGTTGTTGGAATCCCATTTTTGTCACATGACACGACAAGGCtgaaaatatttagaaataaaagttttagGATCCCCAAATGtcattgagattttttttcttcctttctttttaagGCATTATGTGTTGAGTTTGAACTGTTGATCAACTTACTTCCCTACCCTTCTGTGCTGTATAAGTTTATAGTGGTGTTCAAGTGAAAATTCTGTTGCAGGGTGGTGGATGGTGTAATAATATTAGAACATGTGTTTATCGCAAGAAAACCCGGCGTGGATCATCAGATTTCATGGAAAAGGAGATACCTTTTACTGGAATATTAAGTAATAAGGCTGAAGAAAATCCAGGTTTCCCTTCAATTGAACTAACTATCTGGAGTGCTCAAATTctgctctttttcttttttcttgtcatAGGCATAGCCGTTTTgctcatgtttttgtttctcatGTTTGTAGATTTTTTCAATTGGAATAGAGTAAAGCTTCGTTATTGTGATGGCGCCTCATTTACTGGGGATAGTGAAGATGAGGTACAGTTTGATATCTTGGTGTtcttaaattgatatttttggtTAAAGAAGATGAAATAACAAAAGTTGTTGCTTTACaaatttaagtattatatgtgGAATCGCATTTATAAACTGTTCACTTTAGTATAATGAGTACAGTTTGAGAGTGTCAATGTCAAGTCATTGTAGTAACCATGGTTTTAAATTTGCAACGGAATTTTTCAACAAATCTTAAAATTCGTGGTACATGTGGTTTACTGGTAGTGTAAGACTCTTTACGCTGTTAGTTAAACAAAAGTAAATCCAACACGAAGTACAAAGGGAAAAAACTTAAATGCACACAGAGGACTAATTTTGCGGAATATAGATTCTAGGCTCTCTTGGTTGAGTAGGTGTGAAGTGTGAAAATGGAATTAGAAAACAGGTTGAAATGAAGTACATCCACTTTCTTATGGGTTTATTGTACCACGAAAATATAAAGTGATTTTTGTTCCAATTTCTTCCTTCATACTTTCCACCTATTCAACCACCCTACAAGAGAACGCAAGATGCCTAtgcttaatttctttttgtttcctagTCTACTACTCTAGTTCTTCTGAAATAGTTAATTTTGGCCAAGTTGTCGACACATCTCTTTCTTGGATAAAAGTTAGCTTTAGAAATTCAGAATTTGATAGCAGAAAATTGCATGAGTGAGACATTAGAAAGAGAAAATAGCATTGTTGACATATGCCCCTTGAATTGACTtgacattcatatatatatatatgatcaattGAGGGTTATTCCACGATATTTACTTGCATAAATTGTTTGTCCAAATAGACTGCAGAACTGCAATTCAGAGGACAGCGTATTTGGGCAGCTGCAATGGAAGATTTGATGTCAAAAGGAATGCGTTTTGCCAATCAGGTTATAGACATATATAATGCTATTTCAGTAATCTTTCATCTCATGCTATGTACATCTCATTTTGCTTCAGGCTCTTCTTTCGGGATGCTCTGCGGGTGGCCTGGCTACTATTATTCATTGTGATGAATTTCGTGGTCTCTTTCCAAGGACCACCAAAGTGAAATGTCTTAGTGATGCTGGGTTGTTTCTTGATGTGTAAGTGGCAAACTGAAGTATTTCATGCTTTCAGTGCCATTTCCACCATCATCATAGAatttttgttcttaaatttGTGACTTATTGTTGTTTCCTTTGGAATTATAGGATTGATGTATCTGGAGGGCATACCCTTAGGAATTTATACAGTGGTGTTGTAGGATTGCAGGTAAGAAATCTATTAAGAAAGCACTTCCATATTTCATGGTTCTCTTGAGAATTGACTGATAGTATGTGGTTCATCAACTATAGAACCAAAAGCTAATGTTGAATGTAATGTAAAATTTACTCTAGCATTGTGTTAGACATATCCTGTCTGGTCAATAATCTTTGACATGGTTTTTGCTGAACCTGAGCAGGAAATCATATTATTAgcagttaaattttattttgaaaaccattttttaattaaaacagcATGTAGACGATTCCAATTTCCAAACAGTTTGTATGGTTTCAAAACTCAGCCAGTTTACATGAGTATAAGCTTCAAGGCATGCtgataaatatatgtttaatcATTGCAGGGAGCACAGAAGAATCTGCCACAAATTTGTACTAATCACCTTGATCCCATCTCGGTAATCATTGACTTCTCTTATACCAAAAACTTAGGAATATCAGtttcatttgaaagaatttgcaGAAAACGGATACATCATTGTTGATTGCTCTTAATTGAACTTTCAATGACTTGTTTTCTATCCCTTTTCAGTGCTTCTTTCCTCAAAACTTGATTGCCAGTGTTAAGACCCCGCTATTCATTCTTAATGCTGCTTATGATTCATGGCAGGTTAATTTTCTCACTTTATCAACTGGTAGTCTTAACTGGTAATAGATCATAATTTCTGGGAATAATGATCATTATATTAATTGTTGACAGATTaggctaaataaataaattttcctGCTTATCCTCAGATCCAGTCCAGTTTAGCTCCTCCATCAGCAGATCCCCATGGCTATTGGCAACAATGTAGATTAAACCATGCTAAATGTACTGgaccacaaattcaatttctgcAAGGTAATATGATGTATGAGATATAACATTGATGACAAGTGGAATGAAGTCTTCAATAAATCATTCAGTCGATTGAGACGTTTCACTCTCTTTGATACAGGATTCAGGAATCATATGCTGAATGCTATTAAATACTTCTCAAGATCAAAGCAGAATGGCTTGTTTATTAATTCTTGTTTTTCTCACTGCCAAACTGAGAGGCAGGATACATGGTTTGCTGACAATTCTCCTGTTATTAGGAACAAGGTGAGCCTGACACTGTAGATTAATGCAATTTCAGTTTGACATGTTGACATGAGCTTGTTTTCCTAATGTAAATTGTAGCCATTGAAAAGttcaaagaaaacagaagaggaGGGCGAATATTTGATGGTTCTTCCATAAGTTAAACTTATGCAGAAGTTAATATCAACTTTTGGAGAAACTACATGAGAAAAGTTCTTTCAATTAGCTTATATATAAGTTAGTTTTAACTTCGGGAGAAGCTTAATCCATtttaacttcttatttttttcttctataagtgcctattgagaagtttatccaaacatgaCTTAAATCCTATAGCACTCACTATAGAACATCGATTCACCTGTAGAAACATTATGGTAAGTTATAGATGGTTTAGGAATATGTTACTTAATAGTGATTGCTTGCTAGTAATAAAACATTGCTGTGGTTTGTGTTTGTAAGTCACCCTGATAAATCTCTTTAATTTAAAGATGTTAATGTATCTAATGTTTAGATATTGACAATATACAGGCAATTGCTCTGGCTGTTGGAGACTGGTATTTCGATCGAGCAGGTGTTAAGGCCATTGATTGTCCTTACCCTTGTGATAATACATGCCATCATCTGATTTTCAGATGAGCCAAATTTCATCCATCATCTCGTTCATTTTTGCCCTTCTTCTGATCAGTGGAGATGCTATTCAATCAAGTTATggaaaacaataaaagaaaagaggaagctGATGCAAATTTAATCTGTCAACTATTACCATGTTGGCGTAAGTACTTTTCATGTTAGGAATGCCATGGTGCAGCAGTGATCAAATGTCATCACTTAGTTCCCTTCTAGCTTGGAACAAAAAGAACGTGTTCCAACAAAGTTTGGTACACTTAGTCAGTAGATAGTTGTGTTCTTAATTGTCATAGGAGTTGATTCATTATTGTGTATGTGAAAAACACTTGACTAGAAAAGGTAAAACTCATTGAGTAATTTACGTCTTGTAAGTTGTTTCGGATACTCATACCCAacgaaactgaaaaaaaaaaaagggatgtGTTTAAAGTGTTATAACATTATTAGCTAATTTACCAGTGATCTAAAGTATATTTtatagtatttaattaaaacaaaatattaaagtaatttttttctctttcctcaATGTCTCCGTGATATATATGCATTTACGCGAATTTATCTTCAATTAAATTGTTATCAAATCCCCTGCCCTtccaaaaataaagtaaaatcgAAAGAATTATACGTAAGAAAGAGGCATCCGAaacattatcaaaaaaaaaaaaaaaaatgagaataaggGGTTTTCTTATGTGTATGTCTCAACAAAACTACTGAGAATATACAATGTTGCTATACAAAGGCCAGAACCAAACCAGTGCGTGTTTGAATTGGCATTCATGATGTGAATCTAAACATGCTAAGATTCTTATATTTGGTTGGATTGAGTGCACACTGCACGTCGTTGGGTTGGGCTTGGCCCAAAGTTCCTTATGTTCCAGCTGCCCAACCCAATCACTTCtaatttccaatcatcaatcacaaggATTCCAATCTTTCctccaaaaacaaaattcaatactTCATCTATACTTCAAGGCCATGTATTCCTACAAGCACGGAGATAATATTCGTGTATGAATTTGCCGATGCAAATCTTTGTTGTATGGGTTAACACTATTCTTACCCAAATTTATTGAGAAGGAATAACTCTTGCAGACacctaattttgtttaaaacgTGGGCATGAAGtcgttaatttttaattagtatgcGACATTAACATAGTCCTCTCCATTGCTTCCTATCATTCTATGTAGTATCATATACACATGCCTTCGAATTCATTGTGCACTGCATTAAACTTTGGcctcactttctttcttttaaactATGCATAAATTATCCGTCCAAAGGATCAAATCTTCTGACAAGGTTATTTTATAATCAACGTACCGTCATTATTAGTTCAATCATTATCGAAAATCATTTATTCATCTTTGTCATGATCAACAAATTGTTTATTAGTTACTTGTCCTTGTATATATAGATTGTCTTGAAgacaataattaacaaattataaacGAAAAGTTTTTGTTTAGAAAATGTAACATGATGcgaatacatttttaattgccgtaatttttatataaaaaactatttttttttaacaaaaccgtGTGTGCCCAAGCAACTTTGTGAGCTTTGTTTAActagaaattaatatattatgggAGATCAAACATGGGATTGCTTTTCCATTATCCCATTATCCTACTCGAGATTTTTGTTCTGTTCCTGTACAGTGATGATTGTAGGGGCCCAGCAAATAAAGCCAATAATTTGTTTCACATGGTTAGAGATTCTAAACATGGAATCAGAATTGTCTGCAAATTAAACAATGAACAAGGTCGGAAATAATTAAATGACTAAGAGTTATTGAATGTGTGTGCACATGGACAATAAACTAGTGCCAATAGGAACAAATCGTGTTGGAAGTGATTAAATTTAAGTATATAATGGGGATGGTTTTAGTATTTGTACCTATGGCTCCACAATTTGTCCTTATGTATGTATGAATaaacaaactttaatttttttaaaaaaatattcggTTTTATGCCTCAACCTTATAGGGATCTTTCTGATTAGTATGATGTAAGAAGCttacttttcttccttttcataaGATGGTTTGTAAAATTTAGATAGTTTATCATGTaatttgagaaaaatgaaaaggcaGGTGCCACTGTCTCAGCGGCTAAATGCTTTGAAACAGTTCAACTTAAGCTTTTTTGATGGAGAAATGCTTAAGAAATTAAAGGAGGGGCTAGTACAAAATCATTCGGTTCTGTTGTTGAAGTGTGTGTTTATAcattgagagaaaagaaaacctgaacaatttaagtttttgtttttcctgTAGTTTAATGTTCAATGAATAATTTTAgtaatttactaattttaaagaatataaaaggAAGAAAGGACGGAGTAAGGCTAAAGAGGACTTAAGAAATAAGGCCATGGAAGAGaggaagattttttttcttcttaaagttGGTATTGTGCATTGTAGGTCTCAATGCTACATACAAATAGATACAAATTAAAGAGATGTAATACAAAAAGTAAGCCTTTACCCATGTCACTCTCTCAACACACTATACAAAACTCAATCTCACCCATaatataactattaattaattaatcacacATAATTTAACTATTAATGGAAAACAATAGGCTTTcacacaacaaaaacaaaactcaTACAATTTTATTGGCCcgtgtaaaaaaaaacaaaaaaaaaaaaaagagatacacTTGGCCACTTTGGTCTTGAAGAAAAgacaatataatattataacacACTCTTTTGGAAAGTGAAACcgtcaaaacaaaaaagaaaaccacAACTATCGTAAAAGAGTGTGACCAGTAAAGACCTCCATCATAGGTGAGAAAAGAGATTTAGATAGGTATCTAATTAAGGTAAAATGAGTAACCAACAAAAAAGCTTCATTGCAGGGGTTAATTAAGAGACATGGGGAAGAAGATCTCAACAAAATGACAAGGGAAAAGTCTACAAGAAAAATCGTCATGCACTAATAGggagaaatgaagaaggaaaacgAGGTGATGCACGGAAATTGTTCTGAAGCTTTCCATTTTACCACAAAAACTTACCTTGCAAGGTGGTCATTTGAAGTAAATCTCTATTTTATGATTCtcgttaaatatttataaatctaaatttaaattttcatattaaatcgGTTACTTCAACAtcttcttttaaatataaatttgaattttaaatttaatatcagTCACGTGTCctctacacacacacacacacacacacacacacatatatatatatatatatatatatatatatatatatatatatatatatatatatatatatatataagtgtgtGTATTTACTTGACTGTTGGTTTCGTGAGATATATTATGCCTATTGTCACTAgcaaatttaaatgtatttatattttttttagaaagataTCTAGTTAGAACATAATTGCTAGGGTTGGGTTATGGCTGGTGTCTGATTTTTCTAAGCAAAAAATATCATTCTCTATGGAGTTGGTACTGATGACATGAAGGCTTTATAGAGATTTTGTtggtttcttaaattttaaattgagttGTATTCAATGTTTTTACGAGTTTTTGTTTTGATACAGGGATATAGAATACGTGTTTTATAGAAGAGGATCCTTATTTATaagtttcataataattttggtGAGGATTCTGTATACTACTCCATTTAACATTTGGTGTTGCTGCAACTGGTGGTAGTTATCTCGTCACCATAAtcacaagataatttttttagctttcaactGAGGTAACCTTACTAGATAGTAGTTATGTAGCTAAAAAAAGTTTGATCTTGTCTATATTTTTGACATTACTAGGGTTGGATTTGACAGTGATTATCTAGTTGGTATAGTGCATATTAGGCATGGTTGGTTATATAGATGTGTTAATATAATTGGTTATATTGCTAATTGGTGTTGGAATTGAGAAAGAGTTGGAAAGGAATGActataggaaaaaaaagtattgaaatTATGGaagatttagttttttattgttAGTTAGTGCATTATCTAGGTATATATCCATGGCTTTGGCTGTTAATTACTAATGtggatttcataaaaaaaaatatataatataatcttTGGTCGTGAATAGTAATTTGTTGATAATTATGAAATATGATTTAGTGTagtagtaattaattaaattaatatgctAATCGGGGTTGTAGTCTACCAACCTTTCTTAATGTTCCCATGCACAAATATATAAAGGATAATgcaatattttcttatattattcaAGTTTTGGATTAACCTTAATTAATGAAATGTAATGTTTCCTTCGTATAACTATCAAACTCTAGCTGGCCACAATCTATGTTtcaagttaataattaattaattaatttattaatcaataaatttatttcttcatttattaAATGACATTAGCCAGGGTCTTAAATTAGTTGTCATAATTATAcatatatcttaaaataattatcaagatTGAAGGATTCCTTATTAGTCAACCATTAATGCTTCAAGTATTTAGTCATAATCAATATCTATTAAAGTAGCATCGTGTggcattatttatttaaatcaaattatcaaaatatactaaatgactcatttattaatattataatttaatcatttttacgAAAAGTATCTCACTGATAATTTAATAaccacattaattattaatatttcttaGTTGAGTTTGTTTGATAATCATACTTACTTATGCACggtttatatatgtaatttaataaataaaaatagattatttttatatcaaatagaaagtataatatatattgatttatgtAAACTTATGTTTCATTCTCAATAATATTACGGATTTACGGTCAAGAACAAcgcaaaataaattttgaaaaacttgtttCTTATTATCCGGATTTCA is a window encoding:
- the LOC100788448 gene encoding pectin acetylesterase 10 isoform X1, with the protein product MEMERVLWVGIAIGLVFSNWVVGYEQYHFNETELSLLEAHEASLSYAGTERNNLLLVGLTLIQNAAAKGAVCLDGTLPGYHWHRGYGSGANSWLINLEGGGWCNNIRTCVYRKKTRRGSSDFMEKEIPFTGILSNKAEENPDFFNWNRVKLRYCDGASFTGDSEDETAELQFRGQRIWAAAMEDLMSKGMRFANQALLSGCSAGGLATIIHCDEFRGLFPRTTKVKCLSDAGLFLDVIDVSGGHTLRNLYSGVVGLQGAQKNLPQICTNHLDPISCFFPQNLIASVKTPLFILNAAYDSWQIQSSLAPPSADPHGYWQQCRLNHAKCTGPQIQFLQGFRNHMLNAIKYFSRSKQNGLFINSCFSHCQTERQDTWFADNSPVIRNKAIALAVGDWYFDRAGVKAIDCPYPCDNTCHHLIFR
- the LOC100788448 gene encoding pectin acetylesterase 10 isoform X2; the protein is MEMERVLWVGIAIGLVFSNWVVGYEQYHFNETELSLLEAHEASLSYAGTERNNLLLVGLTLIQNAAAKGAVCLDGTLPGYHWHRGYGSGANSWLINLEGGGWCNNIRTCVYRKKTRRGSSDFMEKEIPFTGILSNKAEENPDFFNWNRVKLRYCDGASFTGDSEDETAELQFRGQRIWAAAMEDLMSKGMRFANQALLSGCSAGGLATIIHCDEFRGLFPRTTKVKCLSDAGLFLDVIDVSGGHTLRNLYSGVVGLQGAQKNLPQICTNHLDPISCFFPQNLIASVKTPLFILNAAYDSWQIRLNK